In Ptychodera flava strain L36383 chromosome 21, AS_Pfla_20210202, whole genome shotgun sequence, a genomic segment contains:
- the LOC139121660 gene encoding protein FAM151A-like produces the protein MQVTIYLSVFALTTLCLVESTVGICICSNTIVNVVDFYEVEDGDGLHIVWAHGVNSQSQLKDALNDDTMMLEGDIVLEGMGTPNETDTPVMAHPPIVYSDITLEEWIYNTTETNKGMKLDFKQIEAVEISMNIVKDMESRIHQPLWVNADIVRGPNSESDPIPPVEFITTCNRIFPLTVMSLGWTTNAGLPWAPPEENMYSWTMIYDNLMYTYPLENPVTFPVRALWAITSWQKFVWLLGLRDDFSITVWHGSGDQLDEDGLVALRKHGDPRRIYYDLPDLIMDRFLEALKKYENVTVEIDRIWDVGSWNGLSSGAVGDHVYLSLEGAGLAGSHHGVFIESKAEHKPSSLPTEIHGQVQFVPKERHHTFQPGAGLEIYLRSAGVSNLKSVIGGIRINIAHDGNVFIEPNEEGGDESRVSGSVVQTDCYEFSVTDSSERGTVTAKVTPARCSDGHGGQPPDFESVEIEFEPSGDHEFFYIVMTKTGDELDIVLEDVHVLPSEVSTAWKQRVHYLFVFLPLLMQTTFQQLQ, from the exons ATGCAAGTAACTATTTATCTGTCAGTCTTCGCGCTGACAACTCTATGCCTGGTCGAAAGTACGG TGGGAATTTGCATATGTTCCAACACGATTGTAAATGTTGTTGACTTCTATGAGGTGGAAGATGGCGATGGACTCCACATTGTGTGGGCCCATGGAGTCAACAGCCAAAGTCAGCTAAAAGATGCCCTCAACG ATGACACGATGATGTTAGAAGGAGACATAGTTTTGGAAGGTATGGGAACGCCAAACGAAACAGACACCCCTGTGATGGCCCATCCACCTATTGTGTATAGCGACATTACACTCGAAGAATGGATCTACAAcacaacagaaacaaacaaaggaaTGAAACTTGATTTCAAGCAGATCGAAGCAGTTGAAATATCCATGAACATCGTCAAGGACATGGAGTCAAGAATCCACCAGCCGTTGTGGGTGAACGCTGACATCGTTCGAGGGCCGAACTCGGAAAGCGACCCAATCCCACCTGTTGAGTTCATTACAACATGTAACAGGATCTTCCCCTTAACGGTGATGTCACTCGGTTGGACCACCAACGCGGGGTTGCCATGGGCACCGCCAGAAGAAAATATGTACTCGTGGACTATGATCTATGACAACTTGATGTACACATATCCACTTGAGAATCCAGTCACTTTCCCTGTTCGTGCTCTCTGGGCAATCACGTCCTGGCAAAAGTTTGTTTGGTTGTTGGGACTTCGGGACGACTTTTCGATCACTGTTTGGCACGGATCGGGCGACCAACTCGACGAAGATGGTTTAGTGGCTTTACGTAAACATGGCGATCCTAGGCGTATATATTATGACCTACCGGACTTAATAATGGATAGATTTCTAGAAGCGCTTAAAAAGTACGAAAACGTGACCGTAGAAATCGATAGAATATGGGATGTTGGTTCGTGGAATGGACTGTCGAGTGGTGCAGTAGGCGACCACGTGTATCTGAGTCTTGAAGGTGCGGGATTAGCCGGGTCACACCACGGCGTATTCATCGAGAGCAAAGCAGAACACAAGCCATCGTCATTGCCGACTGAAATCCACGGACAAGTTCAATTCGTACCAAAGGAAAGGCACCACACGTTCCAACCTGGCGCAGGGCTCGAGATCTACCTTCGCAGCGCCGGGGTCAGCAATTTGAAATCTGTCATCGGCGGAATAAGAATCAATATCGCTCATGACGGAAATGTTTTCATCGAGCCAAACGAGGAAGGAGGCGACGAGTCTAGAGTTAGCGGAAGCGTGGTTCAGACAGACTGCTACGAATTCTCTGTGACGGACAGCAGCGAGAGAGGGACCGTCACAGCGAAAGTTACTCCTGCGCGATGTAGCGATGGACATGGCGGACAACCTCCGGATTTCGAAAGCGTTGAGATAGAATTCGAACCTTCCGGTGACCATGAATTCTTCTACATCGTCATGACGAAAACCGGGGATGAACTTGACATTGTACTGGAAGACGTTCACGTATTGCCATCCGAGGTTTCAACGGCATGGAAACAACGTGTACATTACCTATTTGTGTTTCTCCCTTTGCTCATGCAGACGACATTCCAGCAGCTACAGTGA
- the LOC139121662 gene encoding uncharacterized protein isoform X2, with translation MANAKLSSVRVICCTLLVIAVGKQNAQGFGGGKAGEDGKEDLPGFHSMDQGDAAFSTEHRILNIPFTVRDIISAENVRPTAVPQADKFQDKKKEDVHYQSTMSVQRDRVSRTAIPSQTLTIKDLKKSKPIVLMSNEIFPTPTARWKQPGLDNDDKDDTIATGVMETSELDDNFEQNTVRLHNGDVLKTAKGMKNTVVNFRHETSKSVTRRQESQVPLNSLFGKSIVASEVFSSLVIHDVKSIPIKDIARTQLISTAQLASTITANGKKQEVSAEQGNSLHIPLQSRNVKELKETQKVIEIYPTPVVTSSLTRSEIMEVTRRVVKTDEKSIGSPFQDATMLSQSMPPVKELKHTTVRQNIQPSKDLKYQSSVLGDIITQESNMQTWAATSSIQEIKPIPTPSITFDPKENKFMPSSTLEILASPDGTESLSRMVNLKTITGDKFITAGKEVISSSVSMERGRKTTVAMETASESFPRMTWKGSEDVKDIMRTHQAAKSEEIRNSQKLIAQTTHDEVLSQAISPTFSIPVVMRTKKTKEDEFSKIVPVFSTVPLNSVDKLTRVLPSSSIQNARSFSDKLPEKSKQLLKSAVTQEFTSPVNEVVTLSAQVEKSVAGGKKSTQQPHITASSSLDHMQSHMTSDNQWLTVGPTSSQSERSSMKSAEVSKSHTIEPSDIVFSTQDIISSTQGITISHFSVSNPTTTSSLHSNTAMTTSVTSSAPVTERIEVKPPPNRPPTKPSPTKPPPKKVPRKPTTEISLTTGNRQHTSSRKPEESTIPTTPSYPEVYIELVMEMTWTEFCPMRKDFKTNLAMIAKNVSVIKATSFGVVLLNDYRNCNREKSNQKFLERRSSEVYIDLYYAIKNKYSKTLTVQAGYAIETNHQHLGAYADKLLKVSISGEASTSQPTYGDKPPHFMGWTIGVVVAGVLLMVFFVSGTYKMRKRRLKKKQMEVFYGSCGECLVINNTSYDKETVHLTSFSQQTSHSKLSKKNSKSIVAAVNYAMEWDEVAPQVFPSHVLTVENLSKFYMYTEAIDEEFQSLPNPTVKACEIPSGIDHKNRFSHVLPPLKSRVQLTYRMEDETSEYINANFVKGYNDQRKEYIATQAPMENTVVDFWRMIWEQQSRVILMITDINKKRCYQYWPVRPDGEHSTQLHGDYLISVQARHIKEYCTVTTLLIKDIEVSECLG, from the exons ATGGCCAACGCGAAGCTCTCGTCAGTACGGGTGATCTGCTGTACTCTGCTGGTCATCGCAGTCGGAAAGCAAAATGCCCAAG GATTTGGTGGTGGAAAGGCAGGTGAAGATGGCAAAGAAGATTTGCCGGGATTCCATTCTATGGATCAAGGTGATGCAGCTTTCTCCACAGAACATAGGATCCTCAACATCCCATTTACAGTGAGAGACATTATTTCAGCTGAAAACGTCCGACCGACAGCCGTTCCACAGGCAGATAAGTTCCAAGACAAGAAGAAAGAAGACGTACATTATCAGAGTACAATGAGCGTTCAAAGAGATCGTGTCAGTCGCACTGCTATCCCATCTCAGACTCTAACCATAAAAgatctgaaaaaatctaaacCCATTGTTCTTATGTCAAATGAGATATTTCCAACACCCACTGCAAGATGGAAACAGCCAGGACTTGATAATGATGACAAGGATGATACCATAGCAACTGGCGTCATGGAGACATCAGAGCTGGACgacaactttgaacaaaatactgTTCGGCTTCACAATGGTGATGTTTTAAAAACAGCAAAGGGTATGAAAAATACAGTCGTAAACTTTAGACATGAAACATCTAAAAGCGTAACAAGACGGCAGGAATCCCAAGTACCTTTAAATAGCCTGTTCGGAAAATCCATTGTGGCAAGCGAAGTGTTTTCCTCCCTGGTAATTCATGATGTTAAATCAATTCCCATCAAGGATATTGCCAGAACCCAATTGATATCTACAGCCCAATTAGCATCTACCATAACTGCAAATGGAAAGAAACAGGAAGTCAGTGCTGAACAAGGCAATTCCTTGCACATTCCTCTGCAGTCAAGAAATGTAAAAGAACTGAAAGAAACTCAGAAAGTGATAGAAATTTATCCCACACCTGTAGTCACGTCATCACTGACCAGATCTGAGATTATGGAAGTCACTCGTCGTGTCGTCAAAACCGATGAAAAAAGTATCGGAAGTCCCTTTCAAGATGCAACCATGCTTTCTCAAAGTATGCCTCCTGTGAAAGAGTTGAAACACACCACTGTTCGTCAGAATATACAGCCATCTAAAGACTTGAAATACCAAAGCTCTGTTCTAGGTGATATAATTACTCAAGAATCCAACATGCAAACATGGGCAGCCACTTCCTCCATCCAGGAAATTAAACCAATCCCAACACCATCAATCACGTTTGAcccaaaggaaaataaatttatgccCTCTTCAACTTTGGAAATTTTAGCATCACCCGATGGAACAGAAAGTTTATCAAGAAtggtaaatttgaaaacaatcaCTGGTGACAAATTCATCACAGCTGGTAAGGAAGTAATTTCATCCTCAGTTTCCATGGAGAGAGGAAGAAAGACAACAGTTGCTATGGAAACTGCTTCTGAATCTTTTCCTAGAATGACATGGAAAGGTAGCGAGGATGTGAAAGATattatgagaacacatcaagcaGCAAAGTCAGAAGAAATCAGGAATTCACAGAAATTGATTGCACAAACTACACACGATGAAGTACTATCACAGGCAATCTCTCCGACATTCTCCATTCCAGTTGTCATgagaacaaagaaaacaaaagaggacgaattttcaaaaattgttccTGTGTTCTCTACAGTCCCCTTGAACTCTGTGGACAAACTTACTAGGGTCCTGCCAAGTTCAAGTATCCAGAATGCAAGATCATTTAGTGACAAGTTACCTGAAAAATCTAAACAACTTTTGAAGTCTGCAGTCACACAAGAATTTACATCACCAGTCAATGAAGTGGTCACTTTGTCAGCACAAGTGGAAAAATCTGTTGCAGGAggcaaaaaatcaacacaacaaCCTCACATAACAGCCTCTTCATCATTGGATCATATGCAGAGTCACATGACTTCAGACAACCAATGGCTGACAGTCGGTCCAACTTCCAGCCAATCAGAAAGAAGCTCTATGAAAAGTGCAGAAGTATCAAAATCTCACACGATTGAACCCAGTGACATAGTTTTTAGCACTCAAGATATAATATCTAGCACTCAAGGCATAACCATAAGTCATTTCAGTGTTTCAAACCCAACCACAACATCAAGTTTGCACAGCAACACAGCAATGACAACCTCTGTCACCAGTTCTGCCCCTGTGACTGAAAGAATAGAAGTGAAACCACCACCAAACAGACCCCCAACAAAACCATCACCCACCAAACCACCCCCTAAGAAGGTGCCACGAAAGCCAACCACTGAAATCTCTTTGACAACAGGAAACAGGCAGCACACAAGTAGCAGAAAACCAGAGGAGAGCACAATCCCGACCACACCAAGCTACCCTGAAGTCTACATTGAGCTAGTCATGGAAATGACCTGGACAGAGTTCTGTCCAATGAGAAAGGACTTCAAGACAAACTTGGCCATGATCGCCAAAAATGTGTCCGTCATCAAGGCCACGAGTTTTGGAGTGGTTTTACTCAATGACTACAGAAACTGCAACAGAGAGAAATCAAACCAAAAGTTTCTTGAGAGAAGATCATCTGAAGTCTACATTGATCTGTATTATGCGATCAAGAATAAATACAGTAAGACGCTTACAGTCCAAGCTGGATATGCCATCGAAACCAATCATCAACATCTTGGTGCTTATGCTGACAAG TTGCTAAAAGTATCTATTAGTGGCGAGGCAAGTACAAGTCAGCCCACATATGGAGACAAGCCGCCTCACTTCATGGGCTGGACTATTGGTGTGGTAGTGGCTGGTGTACTACTCATGGTCTTTTTTGTCTCAGGGACATACAAG ATGAGAAAAAGACGATTGAAGAAGAAACAAATGGAAGTGTTTTACGGAAGTTGTGGTGAATGCCTGGTTATAAACAACACCAGTTATGATAAAGAAACTGTTCACCTGACGTCGTTTTCTCAGCAAACCAGtcattctaaactttctaagaAGAACTCCAAATCCATCGTAGCTGCGGTCAATTATGCCATGGAGTGGGATGAAGTAGCACCTCAG GTGTTTCCATCTCATGTTCTGACAGTtgaaaatttgtccaaattttacatgtacacgGAGGCCATAGATGAAGAATTTCAG AGCCTCCCAAATCCTACGGTAAAAGCTTGTGAAATTCCATCGGGAATTGATCATAAGAACCGGTTCAGCCATGTTTTACCACCGTTGAAGAGCCGTGTTCAGCTCACTTACAGGATGGAAGATGAAACTTCAGAATACATTAATGCTAACTTTGTCAAG GGTTACAATGATCAGAGGAAAGAGTACATAGCAACACAAGCCCCGATGGAAAACACGGTCGTTGACTTCTGGAGAATGATTTGGGAGCAGCAGTCACGGGTCATTCTAATGATAACAGATATCAATAAG AAACGATGTTATCAGTACTGGCCGGTGCGTCCGGACGGTGAACATTCGACACAGTTACACGGTGATTATCTCATATCGGTGCAGGCTCGACACATCAAAGAATATTGTACTGTCACAACACTACTTATCAAAGATATTGAAGTAAGTGAATGCTTAGGTTGA